In Oligoflexus sp., the genomic stretch CGATCCGATCGCCGGGCCTTCCGGAATTTTTGCGATCGTGATGTTTTCCACGGGAATCACCCGATGGCCCTTCAGCGCCGGGTTCGCCTCATCATCATCGGAGACGACTTCACGGCGCTTGCAGCCTTCGACTTTGAAGACGCGATCATAATAGGCGATGAACTTGCCTTCGAACTTGCGGCACTCGGCTTTCACTTCGGCATCGGAATAGCTGGCTTTCTTCGGCAGGACAGGCGGCGGCAATTCATTGGGATCGACCGGCGTTCCTGTTCCAGGCGCACTGCCTGATGGGGGAGGAGGCGTCGCCTGCGCCAGAGTCCTGTCATCCACCGGATCTGTTTGCTCCACGGAAAACTGGGGCTTCGGCAGATTCTCAATTTTAAGGCGCGGAAGAGCGCCCGCGTCGACGGTCAGCGCCATACTTCCCATGGCCACACAGAAGCCCCAGGACAACATAGATTTCATCCAATAGCCTTTCTCAAACACTGGGGCCTGTCACGATCCATGACAGGCGTCAGCCGCAAGGGCCTTTAACCCATTTAAAAGCCTGCGGGAATCCTTGGCAACTTCTTTGCAGATACGCCCATGAGACGTGGTTGCTGTGGATCTCATTGCGGAGCTGAATATGATGGATAAACTGCTGAGTTTTATGGACTTTGCCTGCATCGACCCCCGGATGTACTGGAAGGTGCCCACCCTCGATGGTGCGCAGCTTTTTGAAGTGCAGTGGCGTCGTGATGATAAAATGCGCTGGCGTTTTCGCAAGGTCGGCGATCTCCTTTGGGAACTCAGTTCCGAACAGACGCTCGTTCACCAATTGACCGAGCGCGGTCTGGATATGGCGCTTTTTGAAAGCAAGCTGAGAAGCGGTCTTCTTCAGCAGGTGGCCTATGCGGATCGCGTGGTCCGTGACGCCAGGACGATTATGGGTCCGGACGCTGTGGAACAGGCCATTGCGGATCAGCGTAGCTTTCTGTCCCAGCTTGAAGACGCGATTGCGCAGCTGACCAAAATGCCCACTCTCGGCAAGCCTAAACTGAGAGTCATTAAAGATAGCGAAGAAGCCCTTCATCACTGACCCATTGCGTCAGCCGGCAGACCGGGCTAAGGTGGAAAAAGAGCCGCAAGGAGGTTTTTTCCATGCCCAGCGCCGCGATGATGCCCCATATCAGTCATCTGCAGCCCGCCCTGGACCATTGGCCCGCGCACATGCACTGTCGGGCCTCAGCGGTTCTTATGCTGTTCATTCCTGATCCCGAGCCGCATGCTCCCGCTCGAATCGTCTTCACCCGTCGCTCCACGCTTGTGCGCACGCATAAGGGTCAGATAGGTTTTCCCGGTGGTCGCCGCGAAGAGGCCGATGCCAGTCCGATCGTCACCGCCCTGCGTGAAACTCATGAAGAAATAGGTTTGCCGCCCGAGGCAGTGGAAGTGCTCGGTATGCTGCCGACGCTGCCCAGCCTGGATCGAAGATCGGTGGTGCCGATCGTGGGCTACAGCCACGTGGACCTCGGCACGCTGGCCTCCAACGCCGATGAGGTGGCCGAACTTTTTGCGCTGCCCTGGCCCAGCCTCAGTCCCGAAGTCATGCAAAACCTGCGTTTCAACGTCTTTGGCCGTTGGCGCGAAACGCCTTATTTTCCAGCCTCGGGTTATCATGTCTGGGGCCTGACAGCGTGGATGCTGATGACGGCGGCGCTGCGTTTATAATCCAGCGCGCGTCGGCGAAGTCGCCAGCTCTCTCTTACAGACCAGCGCGTCTGCAAAGCCGCCAGCTCTCTCTTACAGACCAGCGCGCGTCTGCTCCCTTATCTTCCCAATCAAAGCCATCCTCGGAACCTCGTGACGATCGGGGATGCCCAGAACATCCGCATACTTCATCAATTCGTCATCACTCAATTCCTCGTAATTGTCATCATCGTCGATCGGCTTCGCCACGGTGGGCTGGCGGTGATCGTGCGACTCGCGAATATCCTGTGCGATACGACCCATCTGATGCAGTTGCGCATCCACAGGTTCGGAACTTTGATCCGATGCTCCCGTCAGGCGATCCCCATCAGCCGGATCCCATTCATCATCAATATCGGTGGAGGATCCCCCCTGCACGGTCCGATTGCCATCGAGGACGATCTCGTCCCGATCGCGTATGTGAGCCGTTTCCGCAAAAATGGTGGCTTCGTCGTCCGCGGTTTGAACTTCTTTGTCAATCACGCGCTCATTCTTTTTCTTTTGATCCATGATGCTATTCCCCTTGAAAAGGCTAAGGACCTGAGAGCAACATAGCAGAAAGCCCTTGAACACGGTATGGGGTGAAGGTTCTGTACATCAAAATGCGAGGTTCCTGCATGACCGAGACTGCACCCCGTAGAGCCCTCTTGTGGCTGGTC encodes the following:
- a CDS encoding CoA pyrophosphatase, which codes for MPSAAMMPHISHLQPALDHWPAHMHCRASAVLMLFIPDPEPHAPARIVFTRRSTLVRTHKGQIGFPGGRREEADASPIVTALRETHEEIGLPPEAVEVLGMLPTLPSLDRRSVVPIVGYSHVDLGTLASNADEVAELFALPWPSLSPEVMQNLRFNVFGRWRETPYFPASGYHVWGLTAWMLMTAALRL